The Polaribacter sp. HaHaR_3_91 genomic sequence CTGTTCTTGGTAATGCTTCTGGGTTTTCTAAATCTGCAATTGTATCACCAATTTCAAATCCTTCAATACCAGTAATTGCACAGATATCTCCACAAGGTACTTTTTCTACTTGAATTTTACCCATTCCCTCGAAAATGTGTAATTCTTTAATTCTTACTTTTTTAGTAGAACCATCAGCTTTACATAAACTATATTCTTTACCAACTTCTAAGTCACCTCTAAAAACACGTCCAATAGCAATTCTTCCTGTAAATTTAGAAAAATCTAAAGAAGTAATTTGCATTTGTGGCGTACCTTCATTGTACTTAGTTGCAGGAATAGATTCTAATACAGCATCTAATAAAGGAACGATATCTTCAGTCTGGTTTTTCCAATCTGTACTCATCCAGTTGTTCTTTGCAGAACCATAAATTGTAGTAAAGTCTAATTGCTCTTCTGTAGCTTCTAAAGCAAACATTAAGTCAAAAACTTTTTCATGAACGATATCAGGAGTACAGTTTTCTTTATCTACTTTGTTAACAACTACAATAGGAGTTAATCCTAATTCTAAGGCTTTACCTAATACAAAACGAGTTTGTGGCATTGGTCCTTCAAATGCATCCACTAATAATAAAACACCATCAGCCATTTTTAATACACGCTCTACTTCTCCACCAAAATCGGCGTGACCAGGAGTATCAATTACGTTAATTTTTGTGTCTTTGTAATGCACAGAAACGTTTTTAGAAAGAATTGTAATTCCTCTTTCACGTTCTAAGTCATTATTATCTAACAATAAATCTGTACGTTCTTTACGATCGTCTAAGATTTTAGCTTGATCTATAATTTTATCTACTAACGTTGTCTTTCCGTGATCGACATGGGCTATAATAGCGATATTTCTAATTGGTTGCATTTATGTATTCTTAAATTTCGTGCAAAAGTAGTGTTTTTAGTTTAAAGATTTCATTCAATCTAAAAAACTTTAACTATCTAAGTGTTAAAAAGGTAAAAGATAATCCTATTTTAATATATTTTATTAGACGCAACCTCCTTTTAAATTTAAGAGTTTTGCCTTAAAATGATGATTCGATAAAACTTCAATTGCTTTAGCACTTCTCACACCTGATTGACAATACACGACTAAATCTTTATTTTGATACACCTCATCTAAACGCTCTAATAACTCACCTAAAGGAATATGATGCCCTTCGATATGATATTTTTCTCTTTCCCAAATTTCTCGAACATCTAATAAATTATATTTTTCTTTATTTTTTTGAAGTTCTTCTAAAGAAATTTCTTCTTTGGATGAAATTCCACAGAAAAAATCATAATCTGTTTCTAAAGCAGTAACGTTGGTTTTACTATCCTTTTCATACTTTAATAGCATTTGATTCATTTGTAGAGAATCATAAATCAATAATTTATTGGCTAAAACGGCTCCTATTCCACAAATAATCTTAATAGTTTCATTGGCTTGTAAACTACCTATAATTCCGGGTAACACGCCTAAAACGCCAATTTCTGAACAATTAGGAGATTCGTTCGGTTTTGGTGGCGTTGGATACAAGCATCTATACGTACCGCTTCCTTTATAATTAAACACACTCACCTGACCTTCGAATTTAAATATAGATCCATAAACCAATGGTTTGTTTGTTATTACAGCCGCATCATTCACTAAATAACGTGTCGAAAAATTATCGCTTCCGTCTACAATAATATCATAATTGGTGAATACTAAAATGGCATTTTCTCTTGTTAATTTCTCATTATAAACATCAAAATTTACAAACGGATTCAATCTTGACAATCGTTTTGCAGCAGTTTTAGACTTAGACAAACCAATATCATCCATTGTATATAAAATCTGACGTTGTAAATTACTTTGATCTACCACATCGTCATCAATAATACCAATTGTACCAACACCAGCAGCAGTTAAATATTGTAAAACAGGGCAACCTAATCCACCAGCTCCAATAATCAAAACTTTGGCTTGTTTTAGTTTTAATTGCCCTTTCGCTCCTATTTCATTTAAAATTAAATGACGATTGTATTGCTTTTTTTCTTCTGATGTAAGCATGATAATTATTCTTTATAATTCGTAATTTGAAAGTCGTAATTGATTACTTAAAATGTTCCCAATCTTTCCAAACTACTTCTAAATCTTGGTTTTTTAACATTTGTACAACGTCCTCAGTACTTCTTTCATCAGAAATTTCAAATTGTTCTAAAGATTGGGGTTCTACCGTATAACCTCCAGGATTTGTTTTAGATTCAGCACTGATAGAAGTAATTCCTAAATTAACAATGTGATTTCTAAAAACCTCACTTTCTCTAGTGGACATTGATAATTCTATGTCTTCATCAAACAGACGAAATGCACAAATAAGTTGTACTAAATCCGAATCTGTCATTTCTACTTTTGGCTCTAATCCACCAGAATGCGGACGTAATCTTGGAAAAGAAATCGAATACTTTGTTTTCCAATACGTTTTTTGCAAATATTTTAAATGCAAAGCGGTAAAAAAACTATCGGCACGCCAATCTTCTAACCCAAATAAAGAACCCAAACCAATTTTATGAACTCCTGCTTTTCCTAAACGATCTGGAGTATCTAAACGGTAATCAAAATTAGATTTTTTTCCCTTCGGATGGTGTTTTTTATACTCGTCTCTGTGATACGTTTCTTGATACACCAAAACAGCATACAATCCGTTTTCTACCAACAACTCATATTCGTCTTGGTCTAAAGGCTGAACCTCTATAGTAATATTAGAAAATTGAGAACGAATGATTTGAATAGCATTTTTAATGTACTCAACTCCTACCGTTTTATTGGCTTCTCCTGTGACCAATAATATATGATCATATCCTTTCGCTTTTAAAAAAGCGACTTCCTTTAAAATTTCAGCGTCGGTTAACGTCCGTCTTGGAATTTTGTTCGTCATACTAAAACCACAATAGGTGCAAATATTCTGGCATTCGTTACTCAAATACATCGGCACATACATTTGCATGGTATTACCAAAACGCTTCTTAGTTAGCAACTGACTTTTATGCGCCATTTCTTCTAAAAATGGTTTTGCAGCAGGAGAAATTAAGGCTTTAAAATCTTCTAAATCGAGTTTATCTTTTGCCAACGCTTGTTTTACCTCAACAGTTGTTTTATCAAAAATACTTTTTAGACTGAAATCCCAATTATAGGAATCGAAAAGTTCTTTAAAATGACTCATATTTTTAATTTAAAAAACTCGTTAACGGACTACTTGCAATTGCCATTTCACTTCTCGGAGCCAATTTTGCTTCAAACGCCATTCTTCCTGCTTCAACAGCCATTTTAAAGGCTTTTGCCATCGCAACAGGATTTTGAGAAACAGCAATTGCCGTATTTACCAAAACAGCATCTGCTCCTAATTCCATTGCATATGCAGCATGAGATGGCGCACCAATACCAGCATCTACAATTACAGGTACGTTAGATTGTTCTATTATAATTTCTAAAAAATCGACTGTTTTCAATCCTTTATTACTTCCAATTGGCGCTCCCAAAGGCATTACACATTGTACACCAACTTCTTCTAAACGCTTACATAAAACAGGATCTGCATGAATATAAGGCATCACTACAAAACCTAATTTCACTAATTCTTCTGCTGCTTTTAGCGTTTCTATAGGATCTGGCAATAAGTATCTTGGATCTGGATGAATTTCTAATTTTACCCAATTGGTTTCTAAAGCTTCTCTAGATAATTCGGCAGCAAAAACGGCTTCTTTTGCAGTTCTTACTCCAGAGGTATTTGGTAATAAGTTGATATGCTTATGATTTAAATGTGATAAAATATCATCTTCCTCGTTCTGAACATCTACTCTTTTTAAAGCTACCGTAATCAACTCACTTTCGGAAGCTAATAAGGCTTCTTTCATTAATTGTGAAGAACTAAATTTCCCCGTTCCTGTAAATAAACGTGAAGTAAATTCTTTATCTGCTATTTTTAATTTTTGACTCATTTTATATGTTTTTTAGATTTGACATCAGGTTGAACGAAATTTAATTTTAGTTGAATCCCCTATCACTAATACTTAAACTCCGCTCTAGTTGACATCTCTCGTTTTCAATTTAAAATTTCTTGAAATTTAGCAATACTAGTTACATCTTTTGTGATGGCTCCAGAAATTGCAATTCCGTAAATACCTGTATTTGTAATTTTTGCAACGTCTTCTAAAACAATTCCGCCAATGGCTATTATTGGGGTTTCTGTTTGTAATTCTTCTAATAGATTTTGATATCCTTCGACACCTAAAACCGGACTTAAATGCTGTTTTGTTTTTGTAAATTGATAAGGGCCTAAACCAATATAATCTACTTTTTTATCTAGTAGGTTTCTGCAATCTTCTAATGTATTTGCTGTTCCTCCAATGATGTAAGACATTCCTAAAAAAGCACGAACTTTTGAAGGACATTCATCTGTTTTTCCTAAATGAACTCCGTCTGCTTTTATTTCTTTGGCAACCTTGTAATGATCGTTTATAATTAACTTGGCTTTAAAGCGCGTTGTTATTTCTCTTGCTTCTTTTGCTGTTTCTAAAATAGTTTTAGCATCGCTATTTTTTAAACGTAATTGTACCCAATCTGCACCAGCAACACACGCTTTTTGTATGTTTTCTAAATGCACTTCGGGCGTTTCACCTTGCGATATATAGTGTAATTTATGAATCATTCGTTTTGATAATTATGCGTTCCTAATAAAGATTCGTTAGAACTTAAAAACTGTTCTGTATACAATTTTGTGTTTCTACAAGCGTCTTCTAAAGGAATCTCTTTTGATAAATTTGCCGCTAATGCTGCGGATAAAACACAACCACTGCCATGTTTTTCAAAAATTGGTTTTGTGGTTATTGGCGCAATATTGAGTTTTACTATTTTACTGTAATACACCTCATCCCATCCTTTTTTATCGGTTCTGTGTCCGCCTTTTAGGTAGATATTTGTTTTTTCTGATATAAATTCGATCGTTTCTTCAATGCTTTTATCTGGAAACAATGCTTTTATTTCATCGTAATTTGGTGTGATAAAAGAACAATTCAGTAATACTTTTTCGAAAGTGTCTAAATCTTGAATAGTATGAAATGTAAAACCTGCACTTGCTTTTAAAATAGGATCTAAGACTATTTTTATATCCGAATTTAACTTTTTTAAGGTTTGAATCACTTTTAATAGAATTTCCCAAGATTGGATGATTCCTATTTTTACTACTGAAATAGAAAAACGCTGAAATAGGGTCTCTATTTGTTGTAAGATGAGGTTTTTATCAATCCAAAAACAGTCTGTAAATGCAATGTCATTTTGAACCGTCACGGCAGTGCAAACCGATAATCCGTATAGTTGGTGGGCTTCAAAGGTTTTTATATCTGACGTGATTCCAGCACCACTTGAAGGATCTAATCCTGCAATGGTTAAAATGTAGTTTTTTTGATTCAAACTTCTTATTTTATTTTTTACTTCTTTAAATAATGGCGTTCCCTTTTAGGTCAGGCTTTCACTACTCGCTTTTTTGTGAAAGAAAAATTCACAAAAAGAGCTCAAACAAACCGTTCAATCCTTAACGCAAAACGATAAGTATTTTTTAAAATGACTTGTGTTTCTAAATATGTTCTCGATACATTTTTATTCCGTTATCACTTCATAAAAACACTCGAACTGACAGACGTTCAACTCCAATTAACTGTCATTGCGAGGACGAAGGACGTGGCAATCTATATTTAATACATCTTCCAAATTCTTCAATCTAAATGACTTTTAATTTTTTTACTTCTCAACTGCACTCGAACTGACAGACAATTATTAGTATACACAACAAACAGATTCCTTCTTTCGTTCCTCAATCGGAATGACATTTCATTAAACTAACGAGTAAAACTTCTCTTTTATACTTTTAAAACTCTCTACGGGGTTTTCTGCATTCCAAACACCACCTAAAACACCAACTCCTTTAAAACCTAGTTGTAAAGTTTCTTGTATGGTTTCAGAATTAATTCCGCCCATACCAACAATGGTTTTGTTGATATCATTTACATCAAAACCTTTGCCTTCGTATCCTTCTTTAGAAATCGATGAAAAAACAGGACTTAATAAATGGTAATCGAACTCGAAATAACAATCCTTTAAAACTTTTGGCTCATGAAAAGAAGAACTAATTGTTTTTCCATACATGTTTAGCGTTTTAAAATACTCACTCGGATTATCTATATAATCTATCCGTTTTTGTTCCTGAAAATGGATGCCTTTTAAATTGAATTCATTTATTAACTCATGATGATAATGCACTACAATTCTGTTATGATATTCTTTATCTATTTGATTTAAATACGCAACGTGTTCTTCGTAGTTTTTTTCTGGTTTTCTAAAATGATAAAAACGCAAACCATGTTCGAACAACTGGTTTAGTATGTCAATTTCATTCGGAATATCTTTTTCTGGTGCAATAAGAACTATCATAGTGTTTTTAGTTTTGATTTTAAAAGATAAGATTACTTCGTCGTACCTCCTCGTAATGACTACAATTTTTAACTTCTTGTAATGACGTATCTGTTGGTTGAGTTAGGGATTGCAGTGGCATCCTTTTGCTTTTTCAGCAAAAGATATAACGGAAAGCCCGACCACGCTTTTTTTCTAAGCGTGGGAACTTCCTAATTATATTATAAATACA encodes the following:
- the thiE gene encoding thiamine phosphate synthase; its protein translation is MIHKLHYISQGETPEVHLENIQKACVAGADWVQLRLKNSDAKTILETAKEAREITTRFKAKLIINDHYKVAKEIKADGVHLGKTDECPSKVRAFLGMSYIIGGTANTLEDCRNLLDKKVDYIGLGPYQFTKTKQHLSPVLGVEGYQNLLEELQTETPIIAIGGIVLEDVAKITNTGIYGIAISGAITKDVTSIAKFQEILN
- the thiH gene encoding 2-iminoacetate synthase ThiH, with the translated sequence MSHFKELFDSYNWDFSLKSIFDKTTVEVKQALAKDKLDLEDFKALISPAAKPFLEEMAHKSQLLTKKRFGNTMQMYVPMYLSNECQNICTYCGFSMTNKIPRRTLTDAEILKEVAFLKAKGYDHILLVTGEANKTVGVEYIKNAIQIIRSQFSNITIEVQPLDQDEYELLVENGLYAVLVYQETYHRDEYKKHHPKGKKSNFDYRLDTPDRLGKAGVHKIGLGSLFGLEDWRADSFFTALHLKYLQKTYWKTKYSISFPRLRPHSGGLEPKVEMTDSDLVQLICAFRLFDEDIELSMSTRESEVFRNHIVNLGITSISAESKTNPGGYTVEPQSLEQFEISDERSTEDVVQMLKNQDLEVVWKDWEHFK
- the moeB gene encoding molybdopterin-synthase adenylyltransferase MoeB; its protein translation is MLTSEEKKQYNRHLILNEIGAKGQLKLKQAKVLIIGAGGLGCPVLQYLTAAGVGTIGIIDDDVVDQSNLQRQILYTMDDIGLSKSKTAAKRLSRLNPFVNFDVYNEKLTRENAILVFTNYDIIVDGSDNFSTRYLVNDAAVITNKPLVYGSIFKFEGQVSVFNYKGSGTYRCLYPTPPKPNESPNCSEIGVLGVLPGIIGSLQANETIKIICGIGAVLANKLLIYDSLQMNQMLLKYEKDSKTNVTALETDYDFFCGISSKEEISLEELQKNKEKYNLLDVREIWEREKYHIEGHHIPLGELLERLDEVYQNKDLVVYCQSGVRSAKAIEVLSNHHFKAKLLNLKGGCV
- a CDS encoding thiazole synthase; its protein translation is MSQKLKIADKEFTSRLFTGTGKFSSSQLMKEALLASESELITVALKRVDVQNEEDDILSHLNHKHINLLPNTSGVRTAKEAVFAAELSREALETNWVKLEIHPDPRYLLPDPIETLKAAEELVKLGFVVMPYIHADPVLCKRLEEVGVQCVMPLGAPIGSNKGLKTVDFLEIIIEQSNVPVIVDAGIGAPSHAAYAMELGADAVLVNTAIAVSQNPVAMAKAFKMAVEAGRMAFEAKLAPRSEMAIASSPLTSFLN
- the typA gene encoding translational GTPase TypA; protein product: MQPIRNIAIIAHVDHGKTTLVDKIIDQAKILDDRKERTDLLLDNNDLERERGITILSKNVSVHYKDTKINVIDTPGHADFGGEVERVLKMADGVLLLVDAFEGPMPQTRFVLGKALELGLTPIVVVNKVDKENCTPDIVHEKVFDLMFALEATEEQLDFTTIYGSAKNNWMSTDWKNQTEDIVPLLDAVLESIPATKYNEGTPQMQITSLDFSKFTGRIAIGRVFRGDLEVGKEYSLCKADGSTKKVRIKELHIFEGMGKIQVEKVPCGDICAITGIEGFEIGDTIADLENPEALPRTEIDQPTMSMLFTINNSPFFGKEGKYVTSRHLRDRLFKELEKNLALKVETTDSEDKFNVFGRGVLHLSVLIETMRREGYELQVGRPQVILKEIDGKKHEPMETLSIDVPEEMASKAINLVSLRKGDMLVMEPKGDLQHLEFSIPSRGLIGLRNKILTATGGTAIINHRFSEYGPYKGDFTEEVKGAIVSSAAGKATAYALNRLQDRGVFFIDVNQEIYVGQVIGENSKSDEMAVNLIKGKQLTNMRKSGTDDAMKIAPKIDFSLEENMEYIKADEYLEVTPESLRMRKINFKG
- a CDS encoding thiamine phosphate synthase, which codes for MIVLIAPEKDIPNEIDILNQLFEHGLRFYHFRKPEKNYEEHVAYLNQIDKEYHNRIVVHYHHELINEFNLKGIHFQEQKRIDYIDNPSEYFKTLNMYGKTISSSFHEPKVLKDCYFEFDYHLLSPVFSSISKEGYEGKGFDVNDINKTIVGMGGINSETIQETLQLGFKGVGVLGGVWNAENPVESFKSIKEKFYSLV
- a CDS encoding hydroxymethylpyrimidine/phosphomethylpyrimidine kinase, which encodes MNQKNYILTIAGLDPSSGAGITSDIKTFEAHQLYGLSVCTAVTVQNDIAFTDCFWIDKNLILQQIETLFQRFSISVVKIGIIQSWEILLKVIQTLKKLNSDIKIVLDPILKASAGFTFHTIQDLDTFEKVLLNCSFITPNYDEIKALFPDKSIEETIEFISEKTNIYLKGGHRTDKKGWDEVYYSKIVKLNIAPITTKPIFEKHGSGCVLSAALAANLSKEIPLEDACRNTKLYTEQFLSSNESLLGTHNYQNE